The Candidatus Limnocylindrales bacterium genome has a segment encoding these proteins:
- a CDS encoding TauD/TfdA family dioxygenase: MNLQAFHKANRSYNWPFEVRPLSPVLGAEIVGITLSEGVREEIFPAIYEAFLTYQVILFRDVDLLPALQVQFARNFGEVQVHVMDQYHGYKDYPEIYFLSNLDEAGNPNGKHPDKGTLYWHTDGSWRRRTGHATIMYAEIVPSRGGETYFCDMYRAYEELSEEMKERLSGLRAIHNLDFSRTRRHGEDRLTEEQKAQVPPVDHPIIRTHPETKRKCIFLGDHAESIQGMDYEEGRALIEEVNRLATPDHLIYCHKWEPRQVLVWDNRCLLHRATAYDTTRERRVMRRCTVIGDEPY, translated from the coding sequence ATGAACCTTCAAGCTTTTCATAAAGCGAACCGATCTTATAACTGGCCGTTTGAAGTCAGACCTTTATCTCCAGTCCTTGGAGCTGAAATCGTCGGGATTACTCTCAGCGAAGGGGTCAGGGAAGAGATATTCCCTGCCATCTACGAGGCCTTTCTCACCTACCAGGTTATCTTGTTCCGGGATGTAGACCTGCTTCCGGCGTTGCAGGTTCAGTTTGCCCGGAATTTTGGTGAAGTGCAGGTCCATGTGATGGATCAATATCATGGTTACAAGGACTATCCCGAGATCTATTTTCTTTCCAACCTGGACGAGGCCGGCAATCCCAATGGGAAACACCCGGACAAGGGTACCCTGTACTGGCATACCGACGGGTCCTGGCGACGCCGCACTGGCCATGCCACGATTATGTACGCAGAAATCGTACCCTCCAGGGGTGGAGAAACCTATTTTTGCGACATGTACAGAGCTTATGAAGAATTAAGTGAGGAAATGAAGGAACGACTCAGCGGACTTCGGGCCATCCATAATTTGGACTTCTCGCGTACCCGTCGCCATGGGGAAGATCGGTTAACCGAGGAACAAAAGGCCCAGGTCCCCCCCGTAGACCATCCCATTATTCGTACCCACCCGGAGACGAAGCGTAAATGTATTTTTTTGGGAGACCATGCAGAATCTATTCAGGGTATGGACTACGAGGAAGGTCGGGCCCTCATTGAAGAAGTCAATCGGCTTGCCACGCCTGATCATCTCATCTATTGCCATAAATGGGAGCCCAGACAGGTTCTCGTTTGGGATAATCGCTGTCTGTTACACCGGGCAACAGCCTATGATACGACCCGGGAGCGCCGGGTCATGCGACGCTGTACGGTAATCGGAGACGAACCTTATTGA
- the lptC gene encoding LPS export ABC transporter periplasmic protein LptC, which produces MIKFKVLRGLFLFILLAIIAISSFYVFSYQRVPVPPVKNNSLDTHADVVINDVELTESSGNQLLWSLTAKTAEIFNDQKETRLSDVHARFFDDQGKALSLTGKEGLKSDITKTVTITGNVVAVNEDGVKLQAHQLVYDTTTGLISSKDPVTLEKGRTITTGEAFEAKVDVKTFKFGRNVKTIILSQDENSSSFNTHGSTGDGRFVEITDQLPLFKAD; this is translated from the coding sequence ATGATCAAGTTTAAGGTATTAAGAGGATTATTTTTATTTATCTTACTGGCTATAATAGCCATCAGTAGTTTCTATGTTTTCTCATATCAGAGGGTTCCCGTGCCGCCGGTTAAAAATAACTCGTTGGATACCCATGCAGATGTGGTTATTAACGATGTAGAGTTGACGGAGTCCTCGGGAAACCAGCTTTTATGGAGCCTGACCGCCAAGACTGCAGAAATTTTCAATGATCAAAAGGAAACCCGACTGAGTGATGTCCATGCACGATTCTTTGATGACCAGGGTAAGGCCTTAAGCCTTACGGGGAAGGAAGGATTAAAATCGGATATCACCAAAACCGTTACGATTACCGGAAATGTGGTCGCTGTAAATGAAGACGGGGTTAAATTACAGGCCCATCAGTTGGTCTATGATACCACCACGGGACTTATTTCTTCTAAAGATCCGGTAACCCTTGAAAAGGGACGCACGATTACAACCGGAGAAGCCTTTGAGGCTAAAGTAGATGTCAAGACCTTTAAATTTGGCCGTAATGTCAAAACGATCATTTTATCCCAGGATGAAAATAGCTCGAGTTTTAATACGCATGGGTCAACCGGGGATGGGCGTTTTGTGGAGATAACCGATCAACTGCCTTTATTTAAGGCAGATTAA
- a CDS encoding HIT domain-containing protein: METLWAPWRIEYILSDKKKGCLFCTALAEKEDEVHYVLYRGKHSFIMMNLYPYNNGHLMIIPYRHVPYLADLTQEEILDVFSEVQRCETILRKAFHPEGFNMGINIGAVAGAGVKDHIHVHIVPRWGGDTNYMTVIAEVRVIPEHIKSTYRTLLPYFHHDQV, translated from the coding sequence GTGGAAACCCTCTGGGCACCTTGGAGAATCGAGTATATTTTATCTGATAAAAAAAAGGGTTGTCTATTTTGCACTGCGTTGGCAGAAAAAGAAGATGAGGTCCATTACGTATTGTATCGAGGTAAGCATTCGTTTATCATGATGAATCTTTATCCTTATAATAACGGGCATTTGATGATCATTCCTTATCGGCATGTGCCTTATCTTGCCGATTTGACTCAAGAGGAAATCTTGGATGTTTTCTCGGAGGTACAACGGTGTGAAACCATTCTCAGGAAAGCTTTTCACCCGGAAGGGTTTAATATGGGGATCAACATAGGAGCCGTTGCGGGGGCTGGAGTCAAAGATCATATCCACGTTCATATCGTTCCCCGATGGGGAGGAGACACCAACTATATGACCGTAATCGCGGAGGTACGGGTCATCCCAGAGCATATCAAATCTACCTATAGGACTTTGCTCCCTTATTTCCATCATGATCAAGTTTAA
- a CDS encoding PLP-dependent aspartate aminotransferase family protein, with protein MEQERQDQMNRMKGFHTQAVSAGDPPDPATGSIGLPIYPTVMYAQPDMETFKEVISGKKKGFFYTRASNPTFQAVEAKIATLAQGERALVFASGMAAITSTFLALVSSGDHIVAFQDIYGGSFNFLKNELPRFQVETTFIETGDLRALETALRPSTRIIYFETPTNPMLKVLDIEKIVEIGKKHKILTVIDNTFASPFNQKPLNLGVDIEIHSGSKYLGGHSDILAGVVIGSQELMSRIQYIRYVYGGIPDPHTAWLLNRGIKTLGARMERHNHNGLQVARFLQNHPKVRKVFYPGLEDHPQHEIARKQMRGFGGMLSFEVSGGAEAEKVVRHLKLFHLAGSLGGVEGLVTIPAATSHRRMPKEEREKLGITEGLIRLSVGIEDLEDILEDLRQALEWA; from the coding sequence ATGGAACAGGAGCGGCAGGATCAGATGAATCGGATGAAAGGATTTCATACTCAGGCAGTATCTGCCGGAGACCCTCCAGACCCGGCAACCGGATCCATTGGTCTCCCTATTTATCCCACGGTGATGTATGCTCAACCGGATATGGAGACCTTCAAAGAGGTCATTAGCGGTAAGAAAAAGGGCTTTTTCTATACCCGTGCCAGCAATCCTACCTTCCAGGCCGTCGAAGCTAAAATTGCGACCCTTGCCCAAGGAGAAAGGGCTTTAGTTTTTGCTTCTGGAATGGCCGCCATTACTTCTACCTTCCTGGCTTTGGTCAGTTCCGGAGATCATATTGTAGCTTTTCAAGATATTTATGGAGGAAGCTTTAACTTTCTTAAAAATGAGCTTCCCCGATTTCAGGTAGAGACTACTTTTATTGAAACCGGGGATTTAAGGGCCTTGGAAACAGCCCTTCGCCCTTCCACCCGAATCATTTACTTTGAAACCCCTACGAATCCCATGTTGAAGGTGTTGGATATCGAAAAAATCGTTGAGATTGGAAAGAAGCATAAGATCCTTACCGTCATCGATAATACGTTTGCTTCACCTTTTAATCAGAAGCCGTTAAACCTGGGAGTGGATATTGAAATTCATAGTGGTTCGAAGTATTTAGGAGGTCATAGCGATATTTTGGCCGGTGTTGTGATAGGAAGCCAGGAACTGATGAGCCGAATTCAGTATATCCGATATGTATACGGTGGAATTCCGGATCCTCATACCGCCTGGTTATTGAATCGAGGGATTAAAACCTTAGGAGCCAGAATGGAACGTCATAATCACAATGGCTTACAGGTTGCTCGATTTCTTCAAAACCATCCTAAGGTACGAAAAGTTTTTTACCCGGGACTCGAAGATCATCCCCAACATGAAATCGCCAGGAAGCAGATGCGAGGATTTGGGGGAATGCTCAGTTTTGAGGTGTCCGGGGGTGCAGAAGCAGAAAAGGTTGTACGCCACTTAAAACTCTTTCACTTAGCCGGTAGTTTGGGAGGGGTTGAGGGGCTGGTCACTATTCCTGCAGCCACTTCTCATCGCCGGATGCCTAAGGAGGAGCGAGAGAAATTAGGTATTACCGAAGGACTTATCCGATTATCAGTAGGAATTGAAGATCTGGAAGATATCCTGGAAGATTTACGCCAGGCTTTAGAGTGGGCATAG
- a CDS encoding aminotransferase, producing the protein MTSKPSGTLLASLQSVDAERIREISRKHLWQPLLQHSLLETQKPLIITEGKGCYLIDSEGHEYLDAFSGLWAVNIGYGRQEIADAVYRQMNQLNYYPLSQLNVPAALLAEKLASILPGDLERIFFVNSGSEAVETALKIARQYGRQKYPGENRYKIISRYRSYHGFTMGALSATGQKMRKRKFEPLVPGFLHAHPPYCYRCPLNLKYPECNIQCAEEIGNIIQHEGKESVAAVIAEPIIGGGGVIVPPPEYFPKLRKICDDHGVLLIADEVITGFGRTGTLFASEAFNIRPDMITLAKGISSAYLPLAACATTPQVFDAFLGSPGAELEFGQVSTFGGHPVACAAGLANLDILLRERLWENSAEVGSYLLKGLEQLKEFPIVGDVRGKGLLAGIEIVIDENKTPADDKTIGTILKEAREEGVIVGRMAMAVTDYNNVVALSPPLSLKKEEADRIVNALQKSIGKVARSL; encoded by the coding sequence ATGACTTCAAAACCATCCGGAACTCTTCTTGCTTCCTTACAATCTGTAGATGCCGAAAGAATTCGGGAGATCAGTCGAAAGCATCTTTGGCAACCCCTCCTCCAACATAGCCTGTTAGAAACCCAAAAACCCCTGATTATCACAGAAGGAAAGGGCTGCTATTTGATAGATTCCGAGGGTCATGAATATTTAGATGCCTTCTCTGGGCTCTGGGCCGTTAACATAGGGTACGGTCGGCAGGAGATAGCCGATGCGGTTTATCGACAGATGAACCAGCTTAATTACTATCCACTCAGCCAGCTCAACGTTCCGGCAGCGCTTTTAGCCGAAAAGCTTGCTTCGATCCTTCCTGGAGATCTGGAGCGAATTTTCTTCGTTAATAGTGGATCGGAAGCGGTGGAAACGGCCCTCAAAATCGCCCGGCAATACGGACGGCAGAAATATCCTGGGGAAAATCGCTATAAAATCATCTCGCGATATCGAAGTTACCACGGATTCACCATGGGTGCCCTCTCCGCCACAGGACAGAAAATGCGGAAGAGAAAATTTGAGCCCCTGGTTCCCGGTTTTCTCCATGCCCATCCTCCCTACTGTTACCGTTGTCCCCTTAACCTCAAGTACCCGGAATGCAATATTCAATGTGCTGAGGAGATTGGAAATATCATTCAACACGAAGGGAAAGAATCCGTTGCAGCGGTTATTGCAGAACCGATTATCGGAGGAGGTGGCGTGATTGTTCCCCCACCCGAATACTTTCCCAAACTCAGGAAGATCTGTGATGATCATGGAGTATTGCTGATTGCCGATGAGGTGATTACCGGATTTGGGCGAACGGGTACCCTTTTTGCTTCAGAAGCCTTTAATATTAGACCGGATATGATCACTCTGGCCAAGGGAATTAGCAGTGCTTATCTGCCTTTAGCAGCCTGTGCCACAACTCCCCAAGTGTTCGATGCATTTCTGGGGAGTCCAGGAGCCGAACTGGAGTTCGGTCAGGTCAGTACCTTTGGGGGCCACCCGGTAGCCTGTGCAGCCGGTCTGGCCAATTTAGATATCCTCCTTCGAGAACGACTCTGGGAGAATTCTGCAGAAGTAGGCTCGTATCTTCTAAAGGGATTGGAACAGCTCAAGGAATTTCCCATTGTAGGTGATGTACGCGGCAAGGGGCTCCTGGCCGGAATCGAGATTGTGATAGATGAAAACAAAACCCCCGCAGACGATAAAACTATCGGGACGATCTTGAAAGAAGCCCGGGAGGAAGGGGTTATCGTAGGCCGTATGGCCATGGCAGTTACAGATTACAATAATGTCGTGGCCCTTTCTCCTCCCTTATCCCTCAAAAAAGAGGAGGCCGACCGAATTGTGAACGCGTTACAAAAATCCATCGGGAAAGTAGCAAGAAGTTTGTGA
- the lptA gene encoding lipopolysaccharide transport periplasmic protein LptA, whose translation MKKLERWFIGFVMLGACLVLSPSVQSQDQSQEPTKTEKKDEKLQDKMKKSRGPTEITADELEIDNTKKIAIYTGNVVVSQDQTNIFTDKLIVYANDQEKLEKAVAVGDCRLVRETITATGNTCTYYDAEQKLEVEGNAKAWQVDNTLTGNRLIAYLDKDVVEAFADNRPERVVMTLHPKKESESKSAEKTSDGEPNKGFTSGKVEKTSGSKPSSLKESFKGDVPIVITADKVILDNVNRTATYIGNVVAVKATTELKAEKMIAYAQAEKDELLKIEVFDNVHITKDNMLFTGDRGTYYDDTQRAVLEGLDGNKARAEDKVKKNTLEAPIIEAFLAVDKYVAKGGPATTTTAAKKSRVKTVLPGDQNVGADNKAKSEEKKSEKTEVESPIKATLYPGGRKP comes from the coding sequence ATGAAAAAGCTGGAGAGATGGTTTATAGGATTCGTGATGCTGGGAGCCTGTTTAGTCCTATCACCATCCGTTCAATCTCAAGACCAATCTCAAGAGCCCACCAAAACCGAGAAAAAAGATGAAAAATTACAAGACAAGATGAAAAAAAGTCGTGGGCCTACCGAAATTACGGCAGATGAGCTTGAAATTGATAATACCAAAAAGATTGCCATTTATACCGGTAATGTGGTTGTCAGTCAGGATCAGACCAATATTTTTACCGATAAACTCATCGTTTATGCCAACGACCAGGAAAAACTAGAGAAGGCTGTGGCCGTTGGAGATTGTCGGCTAGTTCGGGAGACCATCACGGCAACGGGAAACACATGTACTTATTATGATGCGGAGCAAAAGCTGGAGGTGGAGGGAAATGCCAAGGCCTGGCAGGTGGATAATACGCTAACCGGTAACCGTTTGATTGCTTATCTGGATAAAGATGTGGTGGAAGCTTTTGCGGATAACAGACCTGAACGTGTGGTTATGACGCTTCATCCGAAGAAAGAATCCGAATCTAAATCGGCTGAGAAAACTTCAGATGGTGAGCCAAACAAGGGATTTACATCCGGGAAGGTTGAGAAAACTTCAGGTTCCAAACCGAGTTCTTTGAAGGAAAGTTTTAAGGGAGATGTTCCCATTGTGATTACAGCTGATAAGGTTATTTTAGATAATGTAAACCGTACCGCAACTTACATTGGAAATGTAGTGGCCGTGAAGGCAACAACCGAGTTAAAGGCTGAGAAAATGATTGCCTATGCGCAGGCCGAAAAGGATGAGCTTTTGAAAATAGAAGTGTTTGATAATGTTCACATTACAAAGGATAATATGCTCTTTACCGGGGATCGCGGTACGTACTATGATGATACCCAACGAGCCGTTCTGGAGGGTTTAGACGGAAACAAAGCCCGTGCAGAAGACAAGGTCAAGAAAAATACCTTAGAAGCCCCGATTATAGAAGCTTTTCTGGCCGTGGATAAATATGTTGCGAAGGGTGGTCCGGCTACCACCACCACGGCTGCTAAGAAAAGTCGTGTTAAAACGGTTCTCCCAGGAGATCAAAATGTAGGAGCTGATAACAAAGCTAAATCGGAGGAAAAAAAAAGCGAAAAAACTGAGGTAGAGTCCCCCATTAAGGCAACCCTTTATCCTGGGGGACGGAAGCCGTAG